From the genome of Chloroflexota bacterium:
ACGAACCGGGAAGCAGTGGCAGGTGCCTGGATACTGCGAACGTTGCAGCCGAAGCGCAGAGGCGGGCAAGCCGTCTGTCATCGGCCCTAGAAGATAGGGCTGATCAACTTAAAGAGGGAGGCACATCATGATGGTAAGTGAAATAGGACAGAGGGTTAGGCCAGGAGACTTTGGTAGAGTCGTAGCGCACATAAAGGTCATAGGGGTTGGTGGTGGCGGTTGCAATACCGTTCGCCGCATGATGCAGAAGCAGGCCGTCCCAGGAGTGGAGCATATTGTCGTTAACACTGATATCAAATCTCTCGGGCTGGCGTCTAGTGTCCGTGCTATCCAGCTGGGTTCACGCCTGACTCAAGGATGCGGAGCGGGTGGAGATATCAAGGTCGGTGAATTGGCAGCCAAGGAAAGTCGTGCAGAATTGCAGAAGGCAATTAGAGGGGCTGAACTGGTATTCATCGCAGCTGGCATGGGCGGAGGCACAGGCACCGGCTCAGCTCCAGTGGTAGCTGAAATAGCCAAACAGAGCGGCGCCTTAGTAATTGCCGTGGTTACCACGCCCTTCTCTTTTGAAGGCAATAGAAGATGTGAAATTGCCATCACAGGCTTACGCCGCCTTATGGAGAGAGTGAATAGCACTGTCATCGTGCCCAATGACCACCTGCTGCGCCTAGGTGATCATGACGTACCTATCCAGAGGGCCTTCGCCGCAGCCGACCACGTGGTCGCAGAGGGTATCATCGCCATATCTGAGCTGGTCAACGTCCCAGGGGAGATAAACGTGGATCTGGCTGATGTCAGAAGGGTAATGAGCATTCCCGGGATAGCCCTTATGGCTACTGGGTGGGGTGAAGGCGTCCATGCAGCAGAGCAGGCCGCAGAAGAGGTCATCTTCGAACCTCTGCTTGATAGTCATGTAAATGGCGCTAAGGGCATCCTCTTCTCCTTTTCAGGCGGTCCTGACTTAACCCTTAGCGGGGTGGAAAAGGCAGCTAATCTCATTTCCAAACAGGTTGATCCTCACGCTATTATCTTCTTCGGAATGAATCTACCTAGCGAGGAATTGATAGGCAAAGTCAAAATCAACCTGGTAGCTACGGGGATAAAGCCAGCACCGGACAACAACTGGTTCCTCCGAGTGAAACATGGACTGAGACAGGCACAGGCGATACAACTTGGCAGACCTGTCAGGCTGGGCATGGCCACGGCCACGGGATAGATAGTGGGTATGTCGGAGGCATAACACGTGCGACGCACAGCGCGAGGTACAGCAAGACATACAGGACGGCCTGCGGCCAGACTGCTTAAGACTGTTGGGGTAGTTCTGGTTCTACTCCCGGAACCCATAACCACGGGAGTGGGCGTAGGCCTTATTTTCGGGGCGCTTGCCCTCTCGGGCAAGCGCCGCCGACCAATCCCGTCTTCCGGGGTCATTATACGACACGGATCCTTAGCACCCCTAAGGGCATGAGGCTTCTTCATGACCCTGTGCTCAAAGCTGAGAAGAGCACGGTGCTTTGAAGATTGTTCGGGGCTGTAGCTAGGAGTGACCCTCCCTAGGCGTTGAGGCGCATTTCACTGGGGTCGCCTGGATTCGAACCAGGGACCAATCGGTTATGAGCCGACCGCTCTGCCGCTGAGCTACGACCCCTCAGCCATTTGGTGCCCGCTACCCCCATTATAGTGGGGCGGTGTCTAGATTTCAAAGCCGCATCACGCGGATGTTTCTATCAACGTCTTCATCCTTCCAGAAGGTATGATAGAAATCCCCAAAATTCCTGGTAGGTTATGTCAACTCAGCCACCCTGCAAACTCACGAAACAGCCCCTGTCTTACCTCCCACAGGAACCGGGGCAACCACCACCCCAACTCGCTTCCCGCCCCTGAAGACGACTGCCCTTGCCACAACAGCCCGCGAATTCATGCCTGATTAACTTCTCATGGCCCGAGCACATAGCTCTTCTATGTCAATCTCATTATGGTATCTGCCGATATGGCTCAATTCGTGGGCGTCGCTGTTCGACAAAAGGAGAAGGTCATGCTTCTCCGCTAGCTCCCTGACCCTCGCTTTATCTATATCCTCGTCATGAAGTGGGTTTCTGAACTCAATACCGTGGATACCAGCATCTATTAAGGAATCGAGGTTCTTAACATGCGGGTGACCAGGATGCGCGATGAACCTGAAGGTGACATCCCCCGGCAGATATAGCTCAACGATATGTAATACTCCTCTTTCGGTACCGAGGAAGACCTTATCCGTCTCCTGACCAGGGATAACCGTTATCTCACCCTCGAGATAGCGGTCAGCTATCTGCTTCACTTCATAGCCATAAGCCTTGGTGTAGTGCTCTGTAATAGCAATCCCATCCAACCCTCGCACCTTCACCGCCGCCGCAATCTGTTTCACGATTTCTAGAGTGGGGTTCGGGCATCCTGTCGCTTCCCGACAGTGGGTATGCAAATCCAGTTTCAAAATGCTTTCCTAAGCCTGGCAGCTATAGCAGTCATCTAGATAAAGGACACACAAATTATGGCTATAGGATATCACAAACTCGCCTCAGAAGCGAGCTTGACAGCCGTGTACAATGAGCATACCATCAATATCACCCGTATGAAATCAAGGTCACCTGCTCCCCGGATGAAATTGGAAGATCTCCACCCATATCCGCTGCCATGAATCGAAACTGTGCCCTGGACTCAATCTTTAACTCCACGTCTGTGGCCATCGCCGGGGCTGCTGCTGGGAGGATAGGTCAGGCTTTCCTTAACTGTCTGCTCGATTCTGGATTTAAGGGGAAGATCTACCCCCTCAACCCTAAGGGTGGAGAACTCTGCGGTCTGAAAGTCTATGCCAGCATCAAGGACGTCCCAGGGCCGGTTGACTTTGTGATTGCCTGCATTCCAGCCCCACTAACGCCACAGCTAATCAGAGACTGTGCCCCTAAAGGAGTTAAGGCAGTTTCTTTCTTCACGGCCGGATTCTCAGAAACAGGCACCCAGGAAGGGCGGGAACTGGAAGATAGGATGCTGCGTGCAGCCAGGGCTGGCGGAGTCAGGATATTGGGTCCCAATTGCGTTGGCATGTATCGTCCCAAAGTGGGACTATCCTTCGCCTCCGACTTCCCCAAACAGGCAGGGCGGGTTGCCTTTATCTGCCAAAGCGGCGGCAATGCCATCTATCTAGTCCGATCTGCTGCCTACCGTGGTGTCCGTTTCAGTAAGGCCGTTTCCTACGGAAACGCCTGTGACATCAACGAAAGCGAGCTTCTGGAGTATCTTGTTGACGATGATGAGACTGACTTGGTTGCTGCTTACATCGAGGGAGTAAGAGATGGACAGCAATTTTATGAAGCCCTCAAGAAGCTCTCGGCAGCAAAGCCGGTGGTAATTCTCAAAGCTGGTAGCAGCGAGGCTGGCGCCAGAGCCGCTGCCTCTCACACCGGCGCTTTGGCCGGGTCCGACAAGCTGTGGGATGGAATGTTGCAGCAGCTTGGCGTCATACGGGTTCATGACCTGGAGGAGCTTGTCGATATACTGGTTGCCTTCTCGTTCCTATCTCTTCCTGAAGGTAGGCGAGTAGCCGTATGTGGGGGTGGTGGAGGGCATAGCGTCTTGACCACCGATCAATATGCCGCTGCTGGCTTTGTCTTGCCACCTCTACCCATCCAGATGCAGCAAGAGTTAAGCCATCAGGTGAAGAAACTGGTCAACAGTGACGCTGGCTTCATGCTCAACAATCCAGTGGACGTTACCAACCTGGCCACGACTGAAGCCCATCACGTCGTGATGAAAGCGCTGGCCACCTATGCGGGGATTGACCTGCTGGTAGGACAGTTCAGCGTGAACAACGCCGGTTGGCCTTATGCAGACTCCAATTTTAGTACCTGGCCAGAATTTTTCATTGAGGCTCTTATCAAAGCCCACCGCGAGACAAATAAGCCAGTGGCCATGATAATCCACGGCGTTCTCTCAAGGTGGGACATGCAAAAAGCACTGAAGCTGCAGCAGCAATGCTATGAAGCAGGGCTGCCCGTGTTTCACTCCCCAGCAAGGGCTGCCAGGGCTATCGCTCGGTTCCTGCGCTACCACGAGAGGAGCAACGAACAAAGTGGTTAAGCGATCATGTCTGACTTGCCAAAGACCGCCGTCTGCAAGACGTGGATCAGGCAACTTGGGTAAGTGTCGGCTGACGTC
Proteins encoded in this window:
- the ftsZ gene encoding cell division protein FtsZ is translated as MMVSEIGQRVRPGDFGRVVAHIKVIGVGGGGCNTVRRMMQKQAVPGVEHIVVNTDIKSLGLASSVRAIQLGSRLTQGCGAGGDIKVGELAAKESRAELQKAIRGAELVFIAAGMGGGTGTGSAPVVAEIAKQSGALVIAVVTTPFSFEGNRRCEIAITGLRRLMERVNSTVIVPNDHLLRLGDHDVPIQRAFAAADHVVAEGIIAISELVNVPGEINVDLADVRRVMSIPGIALMATGWGEGVHAAEQAAEEVIFEPLLDSHVNGAKGILFSFSGGPDLTLSGVEKAANLISKQVDPHAIIFFGMNLPSEELIGKVKINLVATGIKPAPDNNWFLRVKHGLRQAQAIQLGRPVRLGMATATG